In Nicotiana tabacum cultivar K326 chromosome 21, ASM71507v2, whole genome shotgun sequence, one DNA window encodes the following:
- the LOC107759101 gene encoding protein AGENET DOMAIN (AGD)-CONTAINING P1-like — protein sequence MDFQKGDEVEVESGELGFIGSYYEATIISSIGTSRYKVNYKTLLTEDESELLEEIVTPSRVRPIPPHIANPVGDFNLYDGIDVFDNDGWWFGFIYGNIEFDYIVYFPTTDEELKYPPDVLRTHQEWTYKGK from the coding sequence ATGGATTTTCAAAAGGGTGACGAGGTGGAGGTGGAAAGCGGAGAACTAGGCTTCATTGGCTCCTACTACGAAGCAACCATCATTTCAAGCATCGGTACTTCACGTTATAAAGTTAATTACAAGACTCTGTTGACAGAAGACGAATCAGAACTACTAGAGGAGATTGTCACTCCTTCAAGAGTTCGTCCCATACCACCTCATATTGCAAACCCCGTGGGCGACTTTAATTTATACGATGGAATTGATGTATTTGACAATGATGGCTGGTGGTTTGGATTCATTTACGGGAATATTGAGTTTGACTACATTGTTTATTTTCCTACAACTGATGAAGAACTTAAGTATCCACCTGACGTGTTGAGGACTCATCAAGAATGGACTTATAAGGGCAAGTAG
- the LOC107759102 gene encoding 14-3-3 protein 9 isoform X1: MGERENFVYIAKLAEQAERYDEMVDAMKNVANMDVELTVEERNLFSVGYKNVVGARRASWRILSSIEQKEESRGNEQNVKRIKEYQQKVESELTDICNNIMTVIDEHLIPSCTSGESTVFYYKMKGDYYRYLAEFKTGNDKKEVSDLSLKAYQTATTTVESELSTTHPIRLGLALNFSVFYYEIMNSPERACHLAKQAFDEAISELDALNEESYEDSTLIMQLLRDNLTLWTSDIPEDAEDA, from the exons ATGGGTGAACGTGAGAACTTCGTATACATTGCTAAGCTTGCTGAGCAAGCTGAACGCTACGATG AGATGGTCGATGCGATGAAGAATGTTGCAAATATGGATGTTGAATTGACGGTGGAGGAGAGGAATTTGTTTTCTGTTGGTTATAAGAATGTGGTTGGAGCTAGGAGAGCATCGTGGAGGATCTTGTCTTCCATCGAGCAGAAGGAAGAGTCTAGAGGAAATGAGCAGAACGTAAAGCGGATTAAGGAGTACCAGCAAAAAGTGGAGTCAGAGCTCACCGACATTTGCAATAATATCATGACCGTGATTGATGAGCATCTAATTCCATCGTGTACTTCTGGAGAATCAACTGTTTTTTACTACAAAAT GAAAGGGGATTATTATCGATACCTTGCAGAGTTCAAAACTGGGAATGacaagaaagaggtttctgatCTGTCTTTAAAAGCATATCAG ACAGCTACAACTACTGTGGAGTCTGAATTATCAACTACCCATCCCATTCGGCTGGGTTTGGCTTTAAATTTCTCTGTTTTCTACTATGAGATAATGAACTCCCCTGAAAG GGCATGCCACCTAGCTAAGCAGGCTTTTGATGAAGCAATATCGGAGCTGGATGCCCTTAATGAGGAATCCTACGAAGACAGCACCTTGATTATGCAGCTTTTAAGGGACAATCTCACTTTGTGGACTTCTGACATTCCAGAGGATGCAG AAGATGCATGA
- the LOC107775146 gene encoding ketol-acid reductoisomerase, chloroplastic, with protein MAAATVTSFSISSSTSSASKSLKPALSGSLGFLSSLSPSLKPLKAKSLSCNSSRSSSGASLSARMVAAPATIKAPFSLDFETSVFKKEKVTLAGHDEYIVRGGRDLFKLLPDAFKGIKQIGVIGWGSQGPAQAQNLRDSLAEAKSDIVVKIGLRKGSHSFAEARAAGFTEENGTLGDIYETISASDLVLLLISDAAQADNYEEVFSHMKPNSILGLSHGFLLGHLQSSGLDFPKNISVIAVCPKGMGPSVRRLYVQGKEINGAGINASFAVHQDIDGRATDVALGWSVALGSPFTFATTLEQEYRSDIFGERGILLGAVHGIVESLFRRYTENGMSEELAYKNTVECITGNISRTISTKGMLALYNSFTGDEKREFAIAYSASYYPCMEILYECYEDVATGSEIRSVVLAGRRFSEKEGLPAFPMGKIDQTRMWKVGERVRATRPSGDLGPLYPFTAGVYVALMMAQIEILRKKGHSYSEIINESVIESVDSLNPFMHARGVSFMVDNCSTTARLGSRKWAPRFDYNLTQQALVAVDNNAPVNMDLMTNFVCDPVHEAIEVCAQLRPTVDISVPADADFVRPELRQTGN; from the exons ATGGCGGCGGCTACGGTCACTTCTTTCTCCATCTCCTCCTCCACTTCTTCCGCATCCAAATCCCTAAAGCCTGCTCTCTCCGGTAGCTTAGggttcctttcttctttgtccccATCGCTTAAGCCGCTCAAAGCTAAATCTCTTTCCTGTAATAGCTCTCGCTCTAGCTCCGGCGCGTCTCTTAGTGCTCGCATGGTCGCTGCGCCTGCTACTATCAAGGCACCGTTTTCTCTCGATTTTGAAACTTCCGTATTTAAGAAGGAGAAAGTTACCCTTGCTGGTCACGACGAG TACATTGTGAGAGGAGGGAGAGATTTGTTCAAGTTGTTGCCGGATGCATTCAAGGGAATCAAGCAGATTGGAGTCATAGGCTGGGGTTCTCAG GGACCAGCTCAAGCCCAGAATTTGAGGGATTCTCTTGCAGAAGCAAAATCTGATATAGTTGTTAAG ATTGGTTTGAGAAAGGGTTCACACTCCTTTGCTGAGGCCCGTGCTGCTGGGTTTACTGAAGAGAATGGTACCTTAGGGGACATATATGAAACTATCTCTGCCAGTGATCTAGTGCTGCTTTTGATTTCTGATGCAGCTCAG GCTGACAACTATGAAGAAGTGTTTTCTCACATGAAGCCAAATAGTATTCTTGGTCTTTCGCATGGATTCCTTCTCGGCCATTTGCAGTCATCGGGCCTTGACTTTCCCAAGAACATTAGCGTGATTGCTGTATGTCCCAAGGGTATGGGCCCATCAGTCAGGAGATTATATGTGCAAGGAAAAGAAATCAATGGTGCTGGAATCAATGCAAGTTTTGCAGTTCACCAG GATATTGATGGAAGGGCCACAGATGTTGCTCTTGGGTGGTCAGTTGCCCTTGGTTCCCCCTTCACATTTGCTACTACCCTAGAACAGGAATACAGAAGTGATATATTTGGAGAGCGAG GCATATTACTTGGTGCTGTCCATGGTATTGTTGAGTCATTGTTCAGAAGGTATACCGAAAATGGAATGAGTGAAGAGCTTGCATACAAGAATACTGTTGAGTGCATAACTGGAAACATTTCTAGGACCATATCAACAAAG GGTATGTTAGCTCTATACAATTCATTTACTGGGGATGAAAAGCGGGAGTTTGCGATTGCATATAGTGCTTCATACTACCCCTGCATGGAGATCTTGTATGAGTGCTATGAAGATGTTGCAACAGGTAGTGAGATCAGGAGTGTTGTCTTGGCAGGGCGCCGCTTTTCT GAGAAAGAGGGATTACCAGCTTTCCCAATGGGCAAAATTGACCAGACAAGAATGTGGAAAGTTGGTGAGCGTGTTCGTGCAACACGACCATCTGGTGATCTGGGTCCTCTGTATCCTTTCACTGCTGGTGTCTACGTCGCATTGATGATGGCCCAG ATAGAGATTCTGAGGAAGAAAGGTCATTCTTACTCGGAGATCATAAATGAAAGTGTCATCGAGTCAGTTGATTCCCTGAATCCTTTCATGCATGCACGTGGAGTGTCATTCATGGTTGACAATTGCTCAACAACAGCTCGTTTAGGATCTAGGAAGTGGGCCCCTCGATTTGATTACAACCTCACCCAGCAAGCATTGGTGGCAGTCGACAATAACGCTCCCGTCAATATGGATCTTATGACCAATTTCGTATGTGATCCTGTGCACGAAGCTATTGAAGTTTGTGCCCAATTGAGACCAACAGTTGACATTTCAGTTCCTGCAGATGCTGACTTTGTCCGTCCCGAGCTCAGACAAACTGGCAACTAA
- the LOC142175319 gene encoding protein AGENET DOMAIN (AGD)-CONTAINING P1-like, translating into MPPHISNSEGGFRLYDEVDVFDNDGKWFGFIYGKIGSDYIAYFPITDEELKYPPDVLRTHQEWTYKGSYYEATIVSRIGTSRYKVRYKTLLTKDESELLEEIVTDSEVRPVPPHIVKPEGGFRLYDGVDVFDNDGWWFGFIYRKTGSDDIVYFPTTNEELAYPHDVLRAHQEWTYKGE; encoded by the coding sequence ATGCCACCTCATATTTCAAACTCCGAGGGCGGCTTTCGTTTATATGACGAAGTTGATGTATTTGACAATGATGGCAAGTGGTTTGGATTCATTTACGGAAAAATTGGGTCTGACTACATTGCTTACTTTCCTATAACTGATGAAGAACTTAAGTATCCACCTGATGTGTTGAGGACTCATCAAGAATGGACTTATAAGGGATCCTACTACGAAGCAACCATCGTTTCACGCATTGGTACTTCACGTTATAAAGTCAGGTACAAGACTCTGTTGACAAAAGACGAATCAGAACTACTAGAGGAGATTGTTACTGACTCAGAAGTTCGTCCCGTGCCACCTCATATTGTAAAACCCGAGGGTGGCTTTCGTTTATACGACGGAGTTGATGTATTTGACAATGATGGTTGGTGGTTTGGATTCATCTACAGAAAAACTGGGTCTGATGACATTGTTTACTTTCCTACAACTAATGAGGAACTTGCGTATCCACATGATGTGTTGAGGGCTCATCAAGAATGGACTTATAAAGGCGAGTGA
- the LOC107759102 gene encoding 14-3-3 protein 9 isoform X2, whose translation MGERENFVYIAKLAEQAERYDEMVDAMKNVANMDVELTVEERNLFSVGYKNVVGARRASWRILSSIEQKEESRGNEQNVKRIKEYQQKVESELTDICNNIMTVIDEHLIPSCTSGESTVFYYKMKGDYYRYLAEFKTGNDKKEVSDLSLKAYQTATTTVESELSTTHPIRLGLALNFSVFYYEIMNSPERACHLAKQAFDEAISELDALNEESYEDSTLIMQLLRDNLTLWTSDIPEDADA comes from the exons ATGGGTGAACGTGAGAACTTCGTATACATTGCTAAGCTTGCTGAGCAAGCTGAACGCTACGATG AGATGGTCGATGCGATGAAGAATGTTGCAAATATGGATGTTGAATTGACGGTGGAGGAGAGGAATTTGTTTTCTGTTGGTTATAAGAATGTGGTTGGAGCTAGGAGAGCATCGTGGAGGATCTTGTCTTCCATCGAGCAGAAGGAAGAGTCTAGAGGAAATGAGCAGAACGTAAAGCGGATTAAGGAGTACCAGCAAAAAGTGGAGTCAGAGCTCACCGACATTTGCAATAATATCATGACCGTGATTGATGAGCATCTAATTCCATCGTGTACTTCTGGAGAATCAACTGTTTTTTACTACAAAAT GAAAGGGGATTATTATCGATACCTTGCAGAGTTCAAAACTGGGAATGacaagaaagaggtttctgatCTGTCTTTAAAAGCATATCAG ACAGCTACAACTACTGTGGAGTCTGAATTATCAACTACCCATCCCATTCGGCTGGGTTTGGCTTTAAATTTCTCTGTTTTCTACTATGAGATAATGAACTCCCCTGAAAG GGCATGCCACCTAGCTAAGCAGGCTTTTGATGAAGCAATATCGGAGCTGGATGCCCTTAATGAGGAATCCTACGAAGACAGCACCTTGATTATGCAGCTTTTAAGGGACAATCTCACTTTGTGGACTTCTGACATTCCAGAGGATGCAG ATGCATGA
- the LOC107759105 gene encoding uncharacterized protein LOC107759105 isoform X2: MSGNGGRTMSGKTQKKKISLENYLDIIHSHKQLDDLNIANLKEIISMHGFKKMETTKNILIEAVKTMEFLDLGRSTLQEEISSEEAFVSVDEAIKDLTQLNWQECCVASLQTICFSADAVVRDYSNHCHEKKKKTNNTASASSMPNTMLPPTDKEGCYSRY, from the exons ATGAGTGGAAATGGAGGCAGAACGATGAGCGGAAAAACACAGAAGAAGAAGATTAGCTTAGAGAATTACCTCGATATTATTCACAGTCACAAGCAACTCGATGATCTCAATATCGCTAATCTCAAGGAG ATCATTAGCATGCACGGATTCAAAAAAATGGAAACTACAAAG AACATTCTAATTGAGGCTGTGAAAACAATGGAGTTCTTGGACCTGGGGCGCTCCACATTACAAGAGGAAATATCATCAGAAGAAGCGTTTGTTTCTGTTGATGAAGCAATCAAAGACCTAACTCAACTCAACTGGCAAGAGTGTTGTGTCGCCTCTCTTCAAACCATTTGTTTTTCTGCTGATGCAGTTGTTAGAGACTACTCAAATCACTGCcacgagaagaagaagaagactaaCAACACCGCTTCAGCTTCCTCAATGCCGAATACTATGCTGCCACCAACTGACAAAGAAG GTTGCTACTCAAGGTACTGA
- the LOC107759105 gene encoding uncharacterized protein LOC107759105 isoform X1 has protein sequence MSGNGGRTMSGKTQKKKISLENYLDIIHSHKQLDDLNIANLKEIISMHGFKKMETTKNILIEAVKTMEFLDLGRSTLQEEISSEEAFVSVDEAIKDLTQLNWQECCVASLQTICFSADAVVRDYSNHCHEKKKKTNNTASASSMPNTMLPPTDKEGPSGCYSRY, from the exons ATGAGTGGAAATGGAGGCAGAACGATGAGCGGAAAAACACAGAAGAAGAAGATTAGCTTAGAGAATTACCTCGATATTATTCACAGTCACAAGCAACTCGATGATCTCAATATCGCTAATCTCAAGGAG ATCATTAGCATGCACGGATTCAAAAAAATGGAAACTACAAAG AACATTCTAATTGAGGCTGTGAAAACAATGGAGTTCTTGGACCTGGGGCGCTCCACATTACAAGAGGAAATATCATCAGAAGAAGCGTTTGTTTCTGTTGATGAAGCAATCAAAGACCTAACTCAACTCAACTGGCAAGAGTGTTGTGTCGCCTCTCTTCAAACCATTTGTTTTTCTGCTGATGCAGTTGTTAGAGACTACTCAAATCACTGCcacgagaagaagaagaagactaaCAACACCGCTTCAGCTTCCTCAATGCCGAATACTATGCTGCCACCAACTGACAAAGAAG GTCCTTCAGGTTGCTACTCAAGGTACTGA